In Candidatus Cloacimonadota bacterium, the DNA window TGCCTTTACTAACAATAGTCTCAAGTTCTTCATGTTCTGCCTTGCTTAGCGTCACTCTGTACTTTATCATAATCACCTCACTTTTGTGAGACAATTATTCTCATCCCTTACGACTTGTCAAGCTTGACATGACACTAGTCTTTGTCTTTTAAATAGCAGAATAATATTCTCAATACCATTTGAAGAAGTGATACACACAATTCTGCGAGATGGTTTCCTTCTGGTAATACTCAAAAAGTTACCTCAAAATAAAAAAAAAGCAGCGGAAAATCGCTGCTTTTTTGATTTTATCTAGTATTATGCATCAATAATCTGCATTTTACTGTATTCATATTCAGTAAATTTGACAACATACCAGGGACAGTAAATACCAAGTGTGATAACTGTTAAGATTATGCCATGCAGAATTATTATACTGAATAGCTCTCCACCTTCTAACTCGAGTGCAAATTTACCATTTTCACCATAAGTGGTATTATTCATAATATAGTTTGCAATTTTGGCAACTGCCCAGGGTGAATAAATTCCCAAGGTGATTATGGTCAAAATGCCCTGAATCAAATACAAAGAGAAGAGCTCTCCTCCTTCTGCAGTAAAACCAAATTTTTCTCCATCATAACTGGTTCTTTCCAGAATATTTCTTCTGATCTTAACCATAGCCCAGGGAGTGTAAATGCCAAGCGTAATTGCACAAAGAATTCCCTGAATAAATATCAAACACCAGAAATCACATAAATTTGAAGTGTCAAATTGGAAATTCTTGCCTTTATAAACCAGATTTTTCGTATAATATTCGGTGATTTTCAAATTTGCGATTGGTCCATATATTCCCAAGGTGATAGCTGTTAGAATGTAATTTACCAGATACAAACTGAGCAAATCTCCACCACTTCCTTCAAAACTGAATTCGATGCCGTCCAAGCTTGTTTTACCAGCCATGTATTTAACGATTTTAACGATTGCCCAGGGAATATAAATCCCCAGTGTGATTACAGATAGTAACAAATTAACAAGAAAAATTAAAAATAACTCTCCCCCTTTGCCATGGAACTGAAATTGTCCTCGCATTTTACCTCCCTTCTATATTTGTGTGCTGATCTCTTTTTATATTGTATTTAACAGCCCAGGCTAAAAAAATACCACAGATCGTTTGTCTTAAAGGCTGCAAAAAACGCTGGTAATTTTTGATAGTATTGGAATTGCTGGTCAATCTGATCAATATCTTGAGCTTTCTTGGATAATCGATCAAAAGCATTATGCCAGAGCAGATCAATTGCCAACATAATATTCCCAAACCAATTTTGAGCCATAATTCCTGAGCTAAAATATTTGATATGAAAAGATAAAAAATCAGGTTAGCCAAACAGAAAATAATCCAGACGGGACCATTAATAATGAAAAAAGTTTTAGTTTTGCCGATCATTAAGATTTTCCTTTTTTAAATCTTCATGAATCAATATTTACTAAATCTTTAGGAATTTTAAAGGAACCGTTTCAAAAAACTAGCTGCATTTTCCTGTTCAAATTTCAAATTTCCTAACCCTTTTTAAATGAATTTTAATCACATCCTTATAAATTTTTATTCTAAATTATTGTCAAATAAATTATTAAATTCCTCTATATAGAACTGAAGTAAAATAATTATTTTGTAGATCAGGCTTATAGCTCACTGCGTTGCCCGGCTGCTTAAAAATTAATTTACGATTTCAAATCGAAAAATATTTTTTATGCCATTTTACCTACTTATAATCTGCGTCTTCACGATTTTATACTGTCTCCAACTGGACAGCAGTGAATGAACGTTTAAATAAAATGAATGAGAATAAGTGTAATACTCCTTAATGTGTATATTTAACAATGTTTAACCATGTATGTTGTTTAGCGGCTCAAAAATCAACGCATTAAAGAGTTTTTTAAAATAAAGCTGAAGACAAAATGCAAAAAATTAGTAAAGCTTATAGAATTAAAATTATCAATACCAAAAATAAGCTGAAACTATCTAAGATTTTATATAGAGCAAAAACATTTTTACCATGCTTTAAATTTATACATTTTAAAATCATATTGATCAACATACGTCATTTTCCATTGACGCAAAAAGTAATCTGTCAAAAATGAACTCAGCTCATTAAGTTTAGCAATTTCAATGGATTATTGGTTTTGCTTGACGTAAAATTGTGCGTAAAAGAAGTGAATAAAGTATAGATGGAGGAGATATGGATTATTTCTTAACAGAAGATCAACTGGAAATAAAAGAAATTGCCCGTCAGGTAGCGGAAGAAAAGATCAAGCCTGTGCGGGCAAAATATGATGAAGATGATGCTTTCCCCTGGGAAATCGTAGAAGTCTTCAAGCAGACCGATCTGTTTGCTGTTCTCATTCCGGAAGAGTATGATGGAATCAGCGGAAA includes these proteins:
- a CDS encoding DUF898 domain-containing protein, with protein sequence MRGQFQFHGKGGELFLIFLVNLLLSVITLGIYIPWAIVKIVKYMAGKTSLDGIEFSFEGSGGDLLSLYLVNYILTAITLGIYGPIANLKITEYYTKNLVYKGKNFQFDTSNLCDFWCLIFIQGILCAITLGIYTPWAMVKIRRNILERTSYDGEKFGFTAEGGELFSLYLIQGILTIITLGIYSPWAVAKIANYIMNNTTYGENGKFALELEGGELFSIIILHGIILTVITLGIYCPWYVVKFTEYEYSKMQIIDA